From a region of the Burkholderia sp. PAMC 26561 genome:
- a CDS encoding ABC transporter permease, protein MNPIKAALQHPLVWPALTLVLLILLDLSQNAHFLSISVLDDHWFGAPIDILNRAAPLVLVSLGMTLVIATRGIDISVGAVVAIAGAAAASILADNPANVAEALAAALVVGVIAGMWNGVLVAFVGMQPIIATLILMVAGRGVAQLLTGGQIIPIGAPGYLVVGGGYLARIPCSVWVAVAAIAGTALLMNRTALGMFIRAIGINPVATKLVGLRSSAIVFGVYTFSGLTAAIAGILISSNVRSADGNNAGLLLELDAILAVTLGGTSLLGGKFSLAGTVLGALIIQTLTYTTYSIGVPPEATLVVKAAVVLVVSVIQSASARTVIVRQLGRAFPHVAKKPLAEAAK, encoded by the coding sequence GTGAACCCGATCAAGGCAGCGTTGCAACATCCTCTCGTATGGCCGGCTCTCACGCTCGTGTTGCTGATTCTGCTCGACCTGAGCCAGAACGCGCATTTCCTCTCGATTTCCGTACTCGATGACCACTGGTTCGGCGCGCCCATCGATATCCTCAATCGTGCGGCGCCGCTCGTGCTGGTGTCGCTGGGCATGACGCTCGTGATCGCGACACGCGGCATCGATATCTCCGTTGGCGCTGTCGTCGCCATCGCGGGCGCGGCGGCCGCGAGCATCCTCGCCGACAATCCCGCGAATGTGGCTGAAGCACTTGCCGCTGCGCTCGTCGTGGGCGTGATTGCCGGCATGTGGAACGGCGTGCTCGTGGCGTTTGTCGGCATGCAGCCGATCATCGCGACGCTGATCCTGATGGTGGCCGGGCGGGGCGTCGCGCAGCTGCTCACGGGCGGCCAGATCATTCCCATCGGGGCGCCGGGGTATCTGGTGGTCGGCGGCGGTTATCTGGCGCGCATACCGTGCTCCGTGTGGGTTGCGGTGGCCGCGATTGCCGGGACCGCGCTGCTCATGAACCGCACGGCGCTCGGCATGTTCATCCGCGCGATCGGCATCAATCCGGTCGCGACGAAACTCGTTGGCTTGCGTTCGAGCGCGATCGTGTTCGGGGTCTATACGTTCTCCGGTCTCACGGCGGCTATTGCGGGAATCCTGATCAGCTCGAACGTGCGCAGCGCTGACGGCAACAATGCGGGCCTGTTGCTCGAACTCGATGCGATCCTCGCCGTCACGCTCGGCGGCACGTCGCTGCTCGGCGGCAAGTTCAGCCTTGCCGGCACTGTGCTCGGCGCATTGATCATCCAGACGCTCACGTACACCACGTATTCCATCGGCGTGCCGCCTGAAGCTACGCTCGTTGTAAAGGCCGCGGTGGTGCTGGTGGTCAGCGTGATCCAGTCTGCGAGCGCTCGTACGGTGATCGTGCGACAACTCGGCCGCGCCTTTCCCCACGTTGCCAAGAAGCCCCTTGCAGAGGCCGCCAAATGA
- a CDS encoding c-type cytochrome — protein sequence MTSFTRVLSGLALAVSFSFAAHAAQAAPLTADQQQVARGEYLAHAGDCIACHTGHNGKPFAGGLPIQTPLGKIYSTNITPDAKTGIGTWSYDDFAALMRHGETKSGYAVYPAMPYPSYSRVNDTDMHALYAYFQHGVAPVEQANRKNDIPWPLSMRWPLKIWRAAFAPTPAPYADTASDSVSVARGAYLVEGLGHCGSCHTPRGVGLQEKALTGNDSSIYLAGGGAIDGWIAPSLRNEHGGGLADWSEADIVEFLRSGRTPMTASFGAMNDVIVDSTQYMTGQDLESIARYLKSMPARRTQAKAYAYDPAISRVLYAGEVPPMPGAQIYLDRCAGCHKSNGKGNGKAFPALAGNAVLQTSNPMSAIHIVLSGGAMPATRTAPSRMTMAPYADVLNDQQIADVVSFVQTSWGNSGGKATAADVAKIRRTAQPVSAEGFSMAEPELHHAAPDDQASGGQ from the coding sequence ATGACATCATTCACCCGGGTTTTGAGCGGGCTCGCGCTTGCTGTTTCCTTCTCTTTCGCGGCACATGCGGCGCAAGCCGCGCCTCTCACTGCCGATCAGCAGCAGGTTGCGCGCGGCGAGTATCTGGCGCATGCAGGCGACTGCATCGCGTGCCATACCGGGCATAACGGCAAGCCGTTTGCCGGCGGTCTGCCGATCCAGACGCCGCTCGGCAAGATCTATTCGACCAACATCACGCCGGATGCGAAGACTGGTATCGGTACATGGAGCTACGACGATTTTGCCGCGCTGATGCGTCACGGCGAGACGAAGTCCGGGTACGCCGTTTATCCGGCAATGCCGTATCCGTCGTATTCACGCGTGAACGATACCGACATGCACGCGCTCTACGCCTACTTTCAGCATGGCGTTGCACCCGTCGAGCAGGCCAATCGCAAGAACGATATTCCCTGGCCGCTTTCCATGCGATGGCCACTGAAGATCTGGCGCGCCGCGTTTGCACCCACGCCCGCGCCCTACGCCGACACCGCGAGCGACAGCGTCTCCGTTGCACGCGGGGCGTATCTGGTGGAAGGGCTGGGTCATTGCGGCAGTTGCCACACGCCGCGCGGCGTCGGCTTGCAGGAAAAAGCGCTGACCGGCAACGACTCTTCAATCTATCTTGCGGGCGGCGGCGCCATCGACGGATGGATTGCGCCGTCGCTGCGCAACGAACACGGCGGCGGCCTGGCGGACTGGAGCGAAGCGGATATTGTCGAGTTCCTGCGCAGCGGCCGCACGCCCATGACGGCATCTTTCGGCGCCATGAACGATGTCATAGTCGATTCGACGCAGTACATGACCGGCCAGGATCTCGAGAGCATCGCCCGGTATTTGAAGTCGATGCCCGCGCGCAGGACGCAGGCGAAAGCCTACGCGTACGACCCCGCGATCTCGCGCGTGCTGTATGCGGGCGAAGTGCCGCCCATGCCCGGCGCGCAGATTTACCTCGACCGGTGTGCGGGATGCCACAAGTCGAACGGCAAGGGCAATGGCAAGGCATTTCCGGCGCTGGCGGGCAACGCCGTGCTGCAGACATCGAACCCGATGTCGGCGATACACATCGTGCTCTCGGGCGGCGCGATGCCAGCCACGCGAACCGCGCCTTCGAGGATGACCATGGCGCCGTATGCCGATGTGCTCAACGACCAGCAAATAGCGGACGTGGTGTCGTTCGTGCAGACGAGCTGGGGAAATTCAGGCGGCAAGGCGACGGCGGCAGACGTCGCAAAGATCCGAAGGACTGCGCAGCCGGTGAGCGCGGAAGGGTTCTCGATGGCCGAGCCTGAACTGCATCACGCCGCGCCGGACGATCAGGCATCGGGCGGGCAGTAG
- a CDS encoding sugar ABC transporter ATP-binding protein: MIASPILETIGISKSFPGVKALQNVDFRLLPGEIHTLMGQNGAGKSTLINVLTGVHAHDAGEIRLGGEAVSFATPLHAEAAGIRTLYQEVNLCPNLSVAENVFAGRQPKRHGAIDWKTIRARAEAALADLNVYLDVTKSLDTYPIAVQQMVAIARAVSVDARVLILDEPTSSLDEGEVARLFGVLQKLKQSGIAILFVTHFLEQTYAVSDRITVMRNGEREGEYLARDLPVELLVSKMVGHERMTERLKRAADEPPAKKSLVPPFFTMRGSGRRGVMNPIDIDVQPGQILGLAGLLGSGRTETARLLFGAERSDAGSMSIGGKAVKLRSPRDAVRRGVGYCPEDRKKEGIVAELSIRENIVLALQVQRGWWRVIGKAKQREIADDYIGRLGIKARDAEQPIGLLSGGNQQKVLLARWLATEPKMLILDEPTRGIDVAAKFEIMDRVLALCAKGLGIVFISSEVNEVVRVSHRIAVLRDRRKVAEVEGHATSEDQVYRLIAGGSQ; encoded by the coding sequence ATGATCGCTTCGCCCATCCTCGAAACCATCGGTATCTCGAAGTCGTTCCCGGGCGTCAAGGCGCTGCAGAACGTGGACTTCCGGTTGTTGCCCGGCGAGATCCATACGCTGATGGGTCAGAACGGCGCCGGCAAGTCGACCCTCATCAACGTACTCACCGGCGTCCACGCGCACGACGCCGGCGAGATCCGGCTGGGTGGCGAGGCGGTCAGTTTCGCAACGCCGCTCCATGCGGAAGCGGCTGGAATCAGGACGCTGTATCAGGAAGTGAACCTGTGTCCGAATCTGTCCGTCGCCGAAAACGTGTTTGCCGGACGGCAGCCGAAACGGCATGGCGCGATCGACTGGAAGACCATTCGTGCGCGTGCCGAGGCGGCGCTGGCCGACCTGAACGTATATCTCGATGTGACCAAGTCACTCGATACCTACCCGATCGCGGTGCAGCAGATGGTTGCGATCGCGCGAGCGGTATCGGTGGATGCGCGCGTGCTGATTCTCGATGAACCCACGTCGAGCCTCGACGAAGGAGAAGTCGCGCGGCTTTTCGGCGTGCTGCAGAAGCTCAAGCAATCGGGCATCGCGATCCTCTTTGTCACGCATTTTCTCGAGCAGACCTACGCGGTCTCGGACCGCATCACGGTCATGCGCAATGGCGAGCGTGAAGGCGAATATCTGGCCCGCGATCTGCCGGTGGAACTGCTGGTTTCGAAGATGGTGGGCCATGAACGCATGACCGAGCGCCTGAAACGCGCGGCTGACGAACCGCCGGCAAAGAAGAGTCTGGTGCCGCCGTTCTTCACCATGCGCGGCAGCGGCCGGCGTGGCGTGATGAATCCCATCGATATAGATGTGCAGCCCGGCCAGATCCTCGGCCTCGCGGGCCTGCTCGGATCCGGCCGCACCGAGACCGCGCGCCTGCTTTTTGGCGCTGAGCGTTCGGACGCGGGCAGCATGTCCATTGGCGGGAAGGCAGTGAAGCTTCGCTCGCCTCGCGATGCCGTGCGCCGCGGCGTGGGGTATTGCCCCGAGGACAGGAAGAAGGAAGGCATTGTTGCGGAGCTTTCCATACGGGAGAACATCGTGCTTGCGCTGCAGGTGCAACGCGGCTGGTGGCGCGTCATAGGGAAGGCGAAACAACGCGAAATAGCCGATGACTATATCGGGCGGCTTGGCATCAAGGCTCGCGACGCAGAGCAGCCAATCGGACTTCTCTCTGGCGGGAACCAGCAGAAGGTGCTGCTCGCGCGCTGGCTTGCGACCGAGCCGAAGATGCTGATTCTCGATGAACCCACGCGCGGTATCGACGTTGCAGCCAAATTCGAAATCATGGATCGTGTGCTGGCGCTGTGCGCGAAAGGCCTTGGCATTGTGTTCATCTCCTCGGAGGTGAACGAAGTGGTGCGCGTGAGCCATCGGATCGCGGTGCTGCGCGACCGGCGCAAGGTGGCGGAAGTCGAGGGGCACGCGACGTCGGAAGACCAGGTGTACCGGTTGATAGCAGGAGGCAGCCAGTGA
- a CDS encoding Gfo/Idh/MocA family protein has translation MTEQVAQVAIGIAGVGKIARDQHLPAIAGNPGYRLIAGASRNARIDGVNNYQNVGEMLKAEPQLQAVSLCAPPQVRFAQARAALEAGKHVMLEKPPGASVTEVQVLAALAREKQCTLFATWHSRHAPGVETARAWLADKTITSVNVLWKEDVRRWHPGQDWIWQPGGLGVFDPGINALSIVTRILPHAFFLKSAELFVPANRDNPIAANLDFSDALGTPIRAEFDWRFGPEELWQIEVTTRSGVLHLAQGGKFLKIDEEVKDLGKEREYPSLYDRFFELISTGSSDVDVSPLQHVADAMLLGKRHEVEAFED, from the coding sequence ATGACAGAGCAAGTTGCACAGGTCGCCATAGGCATTGCCGGCGTCGGCAAGATCGCTCGCGATCAGCATTTACCTGCTATAGCCGGGAATCCGGGGTACAGGCTCATTGCCGGCGCGAGCAGGAATGCGCGGATCGACGGGGTCAACAACTATCAGAATGTCGGGGAGATGCTGAAGGCCGAACCGCAATTGCAGGCCGTGTCGCTGTGCGCGCCGCCGCAAGTGCGGTTTGCGCAGGCACGCGCGGCGCTCGAAGCGGGCAAGCACGTGATGCTCGAAAAACCGCCGGGTGCAAGCGTGACCGAAGTTCAGGTGCTGGCTGCCCTGGCGCGGGAAAAGCAATGCACGCTGTTCGCGACCTGGCATTCCCGTCATGCGCCGGGCGTTGAAACTGCGCGTGCATGGCTTGCGGACAAGACGATCACATCGGTCAACGTCTTGTGGAAAGAGGACGTGCGCCGCTGGCATCCGGGGCAGGACTGGATCTGGCAGCCGGGTGGACTGGGCGTGTTCGATCCCGGCATCAACGCGTTGTCCATCGTCACGCGCATCTTGCCGCATGCGTTCTTCTTGAAGTCGGCGGAGTTGTTCGTTCCGGCCAACAGGGACAATCCGATCGCCGCAAACCTCGATTTCAGCGATGCGCTCGGCACGCCGATCCGCGCCGAATTCGACTGGCGGTTTGGTCCGGAAGAGTTGTGGCAGATCGAGGTGACGACCCGCAGTGGCGTCTTGCACCTGGCGCAGGGCGGGAAGTTCTTGAAGATCGATGAAGAGGTGAAGGATCTCGGCAAGGAGCGGGAATATCCGAGCCTCTATGACCGGTTCTTCGAGTTGATCTCGACGGGTTCAAGCGATGTCGATGTCAGCCCGTTGCAGCATGTCGCAGACGCCATGTTGCTCGGCAAGCGGCATGAGGTTGAAGCCTTCGAAGATTGA
- a CDS encoding gluconate 2-dehydrogenase subunit 3 family protein has protein sequence MKTIGSSPARRAFLRDALAMAPAAVAVGTGVAGSTLVKAADAQPYKPAYFTAQEWTTLNALVDRLIPADAQGPGAVEAGVAEFIDLQMNQPYGFGALWYMRGPFVRDTSPLMGYQLEFSPRTLYRSALAGFDKAVIARRNKPFNDLDDAGKDALIGELEHGKLAIGDVPPADFFAQLLQNTHEGYFCDPKHGGNKHMDAWRMINFPGARGDYIDWVEQYGKRYPLPPVSIG, from the coding sequence ATGAAAACCATCGGCAGCTCCCCTGCCCGGCGCGCGTTTCTCCGCGATGCACTTGCCATGGCGCCCGCCGCCGTCGCGGTTGGAACAGGTGTGGCCGGTTCCACGCTCGTGAAGGCGGCCGACGCCCAACCTTACAAGCCGGCCTACTTCACCGCCCAGGAATGGACCACGCTCAATGCGCTGGTTGACCGGCTGATTCCCGCCGACGCGCAAGGCCCGGGCGCGGTCGAGGCCGGCGTGGCCGAGTTCATCGACTTGCAGATGAACCAGCCGTATGGCTTCGGGGCGCTCTGGTACATGCGCGGCCCGTTCGTAAGAGACACATCGCCGCTGATGGGCTACCAGCTCGAATTCTCGCCGCGCACGCTGTACCGTTCGGCGCTCGCCGGTTTCGACAAGGCGGTCATCGCCAGGCGCAACAAGCCTTTCAACGATCTCGACGATGCCGGCAAAGATGCGCTCATCGGCGAACTCGAACACGGCAAGCTGGCAATCGGCGACGTCCCGCCCGCCGACTTCTTCGCGCAGTTGCTGCAGAACACGCACGAAGGCTATTTCTGCGATCCGAAGCACGGCGGCAACAAGCACATGGACGCGTGGCGAATGATCAATTTCCCGGGCGCACGCGGCGATTACATCGACTGGGTCGAACAATACGGCAAGCGTTATCCGCTGCCGCCGGTTTCAATCGGCTGA
- a CDS encoding GMC family oxidoreductase: MADLKMKPVDAVIVGFGWTGAIMAKELTEAGLHVVALERGAYRDTYPDGAYPKTLDELTYLQRWKLFQDMSKTSFTFRHSLNDTALPYRQIGAFKPGEGVGGAGLHWSGQHWRVYPEELRLKSHYEEKYGRKFVPNGMTLQDFGVTYEELEPHFDFVEKMMGTSGQAYRVKGQIVANGVGNPFEANRSDNFPLPPQKTPYTAHLFELAAREVGFHPFQEPSANVAQPYTNQYGCQMGPCNFCGFCSGFACYNYSKASPNVNILPALKQVPLFELRSNCNVLRINLDSSKKKATGVTYVDIKGNTVEQPAALVIASTFAYNNARLFLLSGIGKPYDPKTGQGAVGKNVAYQTMSTVRMFFGPGKNTNGFIGAGGNGVALDDFNADNFDHGPLGFVGGAPVWCNPAGVKPISGIPVPTGTPKWGAQWKTAVKDNYTNTVSFDVHGANMVYADNYLDLDPTYTDSFGQPLLRFTFDWKENDIRMSQYVTGQMQKVAHAMNPKSIQTSVMNIGDHLDLRPYQTTHWAGGVAMGTDRNTSVLNRYLQSWDVHNVFAVGSGVFPVGIGYNPTGLATALAYWSAKAIREQYLKDPRPLVDA; this comes from the coding sequence ATGGCCGATTTAAAGATGAAGCCCGTGGACGCCGTGATCGTCGGCTTCGGCTGGACCGGCGCCATCATGGCGAAGGAACTGACCGAAGCCGGCCTGCACGTGGTTGCACTGGAGCGTGGCGCGTATCGCGACACCTACCCGGACGGCGCGTATCCGAAGACGCTCGATGAGCTGACCTATTTGCAGCGCTGGAAGCTGTTCCAGGACATGTCGAAGACGAGCTTCACTTTCCGCCATTCCCTGAACGACACCGCGTTGCCGTATCGGCAGATTGGCGCCTTCAAACCGGGTGAAGGCGTGGGCGGCGCGGGCCTGCACTGGTCCGGCCAGCATTGGCGCGTGTATCCGGAAGAACTTCGTCTCAAGTCGCACTACGAGGAAAAGTACGGCCGCAAGTTCGTGCCAAACGGCATGACGCTGCAGGACTTCGGCGTAACTTACGAAGAGCTGGAACCGCACTTCGATTTCGTCGAAAAGATGATGGGAACGTCGGGCCAGGCGTATCGCGTGAAAGGTCAGATTGTTGCGAACGGCGTGGGTAATCCGTTCGAAGCAAACCGCTCGGACAACTTCCCGCTGCCGCCGCAAAAGACGCCGTACACTGCGCACCTGTTCGAACTCGCCGCGCGTGAAGTGGGTTTTCATCCGTTTCAGGAACCATCCGCGAATGTCGCGCAACCCTACACGAACCAGTATGGCTGCCAGATGGGTCCGTGCAACTTCTGCGGTTTCTGTTCGGGCTTCGCCTGCTACAACTACTCGAAGGCATCGCCGAACGTCAACATCCTGCCTGCGCTGAAACAGGTGCCGCTGTTCGAATTGCGATCGAACTGCAACGTGCTGCGCATCAACCTGGACAGCAGCAAAAAGAAAGCGACGGGCGTGACATATGTGGACATCAAGGGCAATACCGTCGAGCAGCCCGCAGCGCTCGTGATTGCCAGCACGTTCGCGTACAACAACGCGCGGCTGTTCCTGCTCTCGGGCATAGGCAAGCCCTATGACCCGAAAACAGGCCAGGGCGCAGTCGGCAAGAACGTCGCCTATCAGACGATGTCCACCGTGCGCATGTTCTTCGGGCCAGGAAAGAACACGAACGGGTTTATTGGTGCCGGTGGCAACGGCGTGGCATTGGACGATTTCAATGCCGACAACTTCGATCATGGTCCGCTCGGCTTCGTGGGCGGCGCGCCCGTCTGGTGCAACCCGGCCGGCGTAAAGCCGATCTCCGGCATTCCTGTTCCGACCGGCACGCCCAAGTGGGGCGCGCAATGGAAGACGGCGGTGAAGGACAACTACACCAATACCGTCTCGTTCGATGTTCACGGCGCGAACATGGTCTACGCCGACAACTATCTCGATCTCGACCCGACCTACACCGACAGCTTCGGCCAGCCGCTGTTGCGCTTCACCTTCGACTGGAAAGAAAACGATATCCGCATGAGCCAGTACGTCACCGGTCAGATGCAGAAAGTCGCCCACGCGATGAACCCCAAGTCCATCCAGACGAGCGTGATGAACATCGGCGATCACCTCGACCTGCGTCCGTACCAGACCACGCACTGGGCAGGCGGCGTCGCGATGGGAACCGACCGCAACACGAGTGTGCTGAACCGCTACCTGCAGAGCTGGGACGTGCACAACGTCTTTGCGGTAGGCTCGGGCGTGTTTCCTGTGGGTATCGGCTATAACCCGACGGGACTCGCGACAGCGCTTGCCTACTGGTCGGCGAAGGCGATCCGCGAACAATATCTGAAAGACCCGCGTCCGCTGGTCGATGCCTGA
- a CDS encoding IlvD/Edd family dehydratase, producing the protein MSDAKRPLRSAQWFGTADKNGFMYRSWMKNQGIPDHEFQGKPIIGICNTWSELTPCNAHFRKLAEHVKRGVFEAGGFPVEFPVFSNGESNLRPTAMFTRNLASMDVEESIRGNPVDAVVLLVGCDKTTPALLMGAASCDVPAIAVSGGPMLNGKHHGRDIGSGTVVWQLSEQVKAGKITLHEFMSAEAGMSRSAGTCNTMGTASTMACMAEALGVTLPHNAAIPAVDARRYVLAHMSGMRIVEMALQDVRLSKLLTKEAFENAIRVNAAIGGSTNAAIHLKAIAGRIGVNLELDDWTRIGRSTPTLVDLQPSGRFLMEEFYYAGGLPGVIRRLGEAGLLPHPDALTANGQSLWENTREAPIYDEEVIRPLDNPLVADGGLCIVRGNLAPNGAVVKPSAATPELLKHRGRAVVFENFDHYKARIGDPELDVTKDSVLVLKNCGPKGYPGMAEVGNMGLPPKLLAQGVTDMVRISDARMSGTAYGTVVLHVAPEARAGGPLAVVRDGDWIELDCMGGILHLDVSETELIARLADWAEAQTVTPADTSGYRKLYVDHVLQADQGCDFDFLVGCRGADVPRHSH; encoded by the coding sequence ATGTCAGACGCAAAACGCCCGCTGCGCTCCGCCCAATGGTTCGGCACGGCCGACAAGAATGGCTTCATGTACCGAAGCTGGATGAAAAACCAGGGCATTCCCGATCATGAATTCCAGGGCAAGCCGATCATCGGCATTTGCAACACGTGGTCCGAACTCACGCCGTGCAATGCGCATTTCAGGAAGCTCGCGGAGCATGTAAAGCGCGGCGTGTTCGAAGCGGGTGGTTTCCCGGTTGAGTTCCCGGTGTTCTCGAACGGCGAATCCAATCTGCGCCCGACCGCGATGTTCACGCGCAACCTCGCCAGCATGGACGTCGAGGAATCGATCCGCGGCAATCCGGTGGATGCTGTCGTGCTGCTCGTCGGCTGCGATAAAACCACGCCCGCGTTGCTGATGGGCGCGGCGAGTTGCGACGTGCCGGCCATCGCGGTAAGCGGCGGACCGATGCTCAACGGCAAGCATCATGGCCGCGACATCGGTTCGGGCACGGTCGTGTGGCAGCTCAGCGAGCAGGTCAAGGCGGGCAAGATCACGCTGCACGAATTCATGTCGGCGGAGGCGGGCATGTCGCGTTCGGCAGGCACGTGCAACACCATGGGGACGGCATCGACCATGGCATGCATGGCGGAGGCGCTCGGCGTCACGCTGCCGCACAACGCGGCAATTCCCGCCGTCGATGCCAGGCGCTATGTGCTCGCGCACATGTCGGGCATGCGCATTGTGGAGATGGCGTTGCAGGACGTGCGGTTGTCGAAGCTGCTGACCAAAGAAGCGTTCGAGAACGCGATCCGCGTGAATGCGGCGATCGGCGGATCGACGAATGCGGCGATTCATTTGAAGGCGATCGCGGGTCGCATTGGTGTGAATCTCGAACTCGATGACTGGACGCGCATCGGCCGCAGTACGCCGACGCTGGTCGATCTGCAGCCTTCCGGCCGCTTCCTGATGGAAGAGTTTTATTACGCGGGCGGCTTGCCGGGCGTGATCCGGCGGCTTGGCGAAGCGGGCTTGCTGCCGCATCCCGATGCGCTCACCGCGAACGGCCAGTCGCTGTGGGAGAACACGAGAGAGGCGCCCATCTACGACGAAGAGGTCATCCGGCCGCTCGATAACCCGCTCGTCGCCGATGGTGGTTTGTGCATCGTGCGCGGCAACCTTGCGCCGAATGGCGCCGTGGTGAAGCCGTCGGCCGCGACGCCCGAATTGCTCAAGCATCGCGGCCGCGCGGTCGTGTTCGAGAACTTCGATCACTACAAGGCGCGCATTGGCGACCCCGAACTCGATGTCACGAAGGACTCTGTTCTCGTGCTGAAGAACTGCGGCCCGAAAGGTTATCCGGGCATGGCGGAAGTCGGCAACATGGGTTTGCCGCCGAAGCTGCTGGCACAAGGCGTGACCGATATGGTGCGCATCTCGGACGCACGCATGAGCGGCACGGCGTACGGCACCGTCGTGCTGCACGTGGCGCCCGAAGCGCGTGCGGGTGGCCCGCTTGCGGTGGTGAGGGACGGAGACTGGATCGAACTCGACTGCATGGGCGGCATATTGCACCTCGACGTCAGCGAGACCGAACTCATCGCGCGTCTCGCCGACTGGGCGGAAGCGCAGACCGTCACGCCGGCGGATACGAGCGGGTATCGGAAGCTTTACGTCGATCATGTTCTGCAAGCCGATCAGGGCTGCGATTTCGATTTTCTCGTAGGATGTCGGGGTGCCGATGTGCCGCGGCATTCGCATTAA
- the yjfF gene encoding galactofuranose ABC transporter, permease protein YjfF, with protein MRKFLDRLVDPRTLPIVVTIVLFVALFGFGSAMYTGFFSLQVLLGLLVDNAFLLIVAIGMTFVIVSGGIDLSVGSVVALTTILCAVFAERLHWSIWVIVPLVLVFGALYGAAMGALIHFFRLQPFIVTLAGMFLARGACFLITTQSITINDPSFHALSGFHIDIHGASLTAGSLIAIATLVLAIFVAHFTRFGRNVYAVGGNERSALLMGLPVARTKVGVYALSGFCSALGGVVFTLYVLSGYGLQGQGMELDAIAATVIGGTLLTGGVGYVIGSVFGVGILGTIQTLITFDGTLSSWWTRIVIGALLCAFCLLQRLIERHAARRKSDGTASGERAGSKLKLRWRATRQHDDATKADPAALGSRS; from the coding sequence ATGAGGAAATTCCTTGATCGCCTGGTCGATCCGCGCACGTTGCCAATCGTCGTCACCATCGTTCTGTTCGTTGCGCTGTTCGGTTTCGGCTCTGCGATGTACACCGGGTTTTTCTCGCTGCAAGTGCTGCTGGGCCTGCTCGTTGACAACGCCTTTCTCCTGATCGTCGCAATTGGCATGACCTTTGTGATCGTGTCGGGCGGCATCGACTTGTCGGTGGGATCGGTGGTGGCGTTGACGACGATCCTCTGCGCGGTCTTCGCCGAACGCCTGCATTGGTCCATATGGGTCATCGTGCCGCTCGTGCTTGTCTTCGGCGCGTTGTACGGAGCGGCCATGGGCGCGCTCATCCACTTCTTCAGGCTGCAGCCGTTCATCGTCACGCTGGCGGGCATGTTCCTCGCGCGCGGCGCGTGTTTCCTGATCACCACGCAATCGATCACCATCAACGACCCGAGCTTTCACGCGCTGTCGGGTTTTCACATCGATATACACGGTGCTTCGCTCACGGCCGGCAGCCTGATCGCCATTGCAACGCTTGTGCTTGCCATCTTCGTCGCGCATTTCACACGTTTTGGGCGTAACGTCTATGCGGTCGGCGGCAACGAACGTTCGGCATTGCTGATGGGATTGCCCGTGGCACGCACGAAGGTCGGCGTGTATGCGCTGAGCGGATTTTGCTCGGCGCTCGGCGGCGTGGTGTTCACGCTGTACGTGCTCTCGGGATACGGCTTGCAAGGGCAGGGCATGGAGCTCGATGCGATTGCCGCCACGGTCATCGGCGGAACCTTGCTTACGGGCGGGGTGGGCTATGTGATTGGATCGGTGTTCGGCGTCGGCATTCTCGGAACCATCCAGACGCTGATCACGTTCGATGGCACGCTCAGTTCGTGGTGGACCCGCATTGTGATTGGCGCGCTTTTGTGTGCGTTCTGCCTGTTGCAGCGCCTGATAGAACGGCATGCGGCCCGGCGCAAGTCGGATGGAACGGCGTCGGGTGAACGGGCGGGATCAAAGCTGAAGCTCAGGTGGCGGGCAACACGGCAACACGACGACGCGACCAAAGCAGATCCCGCTGCGCTCGGGTCACGGAGCTGA